From one Eriocheir sinensis breed Jianghai 21 unplaced genomic scaffold, ASM2467909v1 Scaffold741, whole genome shotgun sequence genomic stretch:
- the LOC126994188 gene encoding probable serine/threonine-protein kinase kinX isoform X26 yields the protein MNLLVVGTIFTVLGLGPLVDATGVAGLRGLPEDETSCLAVVKAALAEYRVLYEQSLKDSPNLMDAKSDVPQKAVPTEEHKEIMPANITNGGLVTEKKEQLSPQESTIVTSVERKNVTEKDDGLQKVERTEEIKEIMPGNITNEVLVKQKEEQLSPQESTIVTSVERKNVTEKDDGLQNVERTEEIKEIMTGNITNEVLVKQKEEQLSPQESTKVTSVERKNVTEKGDGKDVEKETVIQKEVEKNVCDSDIKEVRNEKHLNETIEDLKHQVDDVKNKIKEEKAKAEETNATRSPCVVKEPSAAPVIQDGKVVEKIVPAVTPAKVAEKIHPTMTEGKVPVVTKEKVVEQAAPSVTEEIVSISKEQENVPVMAEEKKVIEKIIPSVTEGKVPVVPQQEVVEKVAPSPTEEKVPVVTQERAVEQNAPQERVIEQAAPQERVIEQAAPTATEEIVTVSKEKEEVPVVVTEEKVPDVTNETVIEKITPSVTEEKDANQRKVVSYEDASENQENQVTGDEETDKTELKFIVTIQERIVREQTVSIIPVMDKGANKRANGKLVKKAMKRVAMKVARAVLEELSREHSTDGEGQ from the exons ATGAACCTTCTTGTAGTCGGCACCATCTTCACCGTGCTGGGGCTGGGGCCCCTCGTTGACGCCACCGGGGTGGCGGGGCTCCGGGGGCTCCCGGAGGACGAGACCTCGTGTCTCGCGGTGGTGAAGGCCGCTCTGGCCGAGTACCGGGTACTCTACGAGCAGAGCCTTAAAGATTCCCCAAATTTGATGGATGCAAAGAGCGATGTTCCGCAGAAAGCAGTACCAACAGAGGAACATAAGGAGATTATGCCAGCCAATATAACGAATGGAGGCTTAGTtacagagaagaaagaacaactttctccacaggaaagcactattgtgacatctgtggaaaggaagaatgttacagagaaggatgatggacttcagaaagtagaacgaaccgaggaaataaaggagattatgcccggcaatataacgaatgaagtgttagtaaaacagaaagaagaacaactttctccacaggaaagcactattgtgacatctgtggaaaggaagaatgttacagaaaaggatgatggacttcagaacgtagaacgaacagaggaaataaaggagattatgaccggcaatataacgaatgaagtgttagtaaaacagaaagaagaacaactttctccacaggaaagcaccaaggtgacatctgtggaaaggaagaatgttacagaaaagggtgatggaaaagatgtcgagaaagaaactgtaattcaaaaagaagtcgaaaagaatgtgtgtgatagcgacatcaaagaggttcgtaacgaaaaacatctgaatgaaacaattgaagacttgaaacaccaagttgatgacgtgaaaaacaagattaaggaagaaaaagcaaaggctgAAGAAACAAATGCTACGCGTAGCCCATGCGTCGTAAAAGAACCAAGTGCTGCCCCTGTCATTCAAGATGGTAAAGTCGTTGAAAAGATAGTCCCTGCTGTGACGCCGGCGAAGGTTGCTGAAAAGATCCATCCCACGatgacggaaggaaaagtccccgttgtgacaaaagagaaggttgttgagcaggctgccccttcggtgacaGAGGAGATCGTAAGCATCTCTAAGGAGCAAGAAAATGTCCCTGTTAtggcagaagagaagaaggttattgaaaagattatcccctcggtgacagaaggaaaagtcccggtagtccctcaacaggaggttgttgaaaaagttgccccatcgccgacagaagaaaaagttcctgttgtgacacaagaaagggctGTTGAGCaaaatgccccacaagaaagggttattgaacaggctgccccacaagaaagggttattgaacag gctgcccctacggcgacagaagagattgtcactgtttctaaagagaaagaagaagtccctgttgttgtaacagaggaaaaggttcccgaTGTGACaaatgagacagttattgaaaagattactccttccgtaacagaagaaaaagatgccaatcaacggaaggttgtttcttacgaagatgcttcagaaaatcaggaaaatcaagTTACTGGAGATGAGGAAACGGACAAAACTGAATTGAAGTTTATCGTCACCATACAAGAGAGAATAGTCCGTGAACAGACAGTCTCGATCATACCCGTAATGGACAAGGGCGCCAACAAAAGAGCGAATGGAAAATTGGTGaaaaaagcaatgaaaagagTAGCGATGAAGGTGGCCCGTGCTGTGCTGGAAGAACTATCCAGGGAACACAGCACAGATGGGGAGGGACAGTAG
- the LOC126994188 gene encoding probable serine/threonine-protein kinase kinX isoform X9 has protein sequence MNLLVVGTIFTVLGLGPLVDATGVAGLRGLPEDETSCLAVVKAALAEYRVLYEQSLKDSPNLMDAKSDVPQKAVPTEEHKEIMPANITNGGLVTEKKEQLSPQESTIVTSVERKNVTEKDDGLQKVERTEEIKEIMPGNITNEVLVKQKEEQLSPQESTIVTSVERKNVTEKDDGLQNVERTEEIKEIMTGNITNEVLVKQKEEQLSPQESTKVTSVERKNVTEKGDGKDVEKETVIQKEVEKNVCDSDIKEVRNEKHLNETIEDLKHQVDDVKNKIKEEKAKAEETNATRSPCVVKEPSAAPVIQDGKVVEKIVPAVTPAKVAEKIHPTMTEGKVPVVTKEKVVEQAAPSVTEEIVSISKEQENVPVMAEEKKVIEKIIPSVTEGKVPVVPQQEVVEKIHPTETEGKVPVVPQQEVVEKVAPSPTEEKVPVVTQERAVEQNAPQERVIEQAAPQERAVEQNAPQERVIEQAAPQERVIEQAAPTATEEIVTVSKEKEEVPVVVTEEKVPDVTNETVIEKITPSVTEEKDANQRKVVSYEDASENQENQVTGDEETDKTELKFIVTIQERIVREQTVSIIPVMDKGANKRANGKLVKKAMKRVAMKVARAVLEELSREHSTDGEGQ, from the exons ATGAACCTTCTTGTAGTCGGCACCATCTTCACCGTGCTGGGGCTGGGGCCCCTCGTTGACGCCACCGGGGTGGCGGGGCTCCGGGGGCTCCCGGAGGACGAGACCTCGTGTCTCGCGGTGGTGAAGGCCGCTCTGGCCGAGTACCGGGTACTCTACGAGCAGAGCCTTAAAGATTCCCCAAATTTGATGGATGCAAAGAGCGATGTTCCGCAGAAAGCAGTACCAACAGAGGAACATAAGGAGATTATGCCAGCCAATATAACGAATGGAGGCTTAGTtacagagaagaaagaacaactttctccacaggaaagcactattgtgacatctgtggaaaggaagaatgttacagagaaggatgatggacttcagaaagtagaacgaaccgaggaaataaaggagattatgcccggcaatataacgaatgaagtgttagtaaaacagaaagaagaacaactttctccacaggaaagcactattgtgacatctgtggaaaggaagaatgttacagaaaaggatgatggacttcagaacgtagaacgaacagaggaaataaaggagattatgaccggcaatataacgaatgaagtgttagtaaaacagaaagaagaacaactttctccacaggaaagcaccaaggtgacatctgtggaaaggaagaatgttacagaaaagggtgatggaaaagatgtcgagaaagaaactgtaattcaaaaagaagtcgaaaagaatgtgtgtgatagcgacatcaaagaggttcgtaacgaaaaacatctgaatgaaacaattgaagacttgaaacaccaagttgatgacgtgaaaaacaagattaaggaagaaaaagcaaaggctgAAGAAACAAATGCTACGCGTAGCCCATGCGTCGTAAAAGAACCAAGTGCTGCCCCTGTCATTCAAGATGGTAAAGTCGTTGAAAAGATAGTCCCTGCTGTGACGCCGGCGAAGGTTGCTGAAAAGATCCATCCCACGatgacggaaggaaaagtccccgttgtgacaaaagagaaggttgttgagcaggctgccccttcggtgacaGAGGAGATCGTAAGCATCTCTAAGGAGCAAGAAAATGTCCCTGTTAtggcagaagagaagaaggttattgaaaagattatcccctcggtgacagaaggaaaagtcccggtagtccctcaacaggaggttgttgaaaaa attcATCCTacggagacagaaggaaaagtcccggtagtccctcaacaggaggttgttgaaaaagttgccccatcgccgacagaagaaaaagttcctgttgtgacacaagaaagggctGTTGAGCaaaatgccccacaagaaagggttattgaacaggctgccccacaagaaagggctgttgagcagaatgccccacaagaaagggttattgaacaggctgccccacaagaaagggttattgaacag gctgcccctacggcgacagaagagattgtcactgtttctaaagagaaagaagaagtccctgttgttgtaacagaggaaaaggttcccgaTGTGACaaatgagacagttattgaaaagattactccttccgtaacagaagaaaaagatgccaatcaacggaaggttgtttcttacgaagatgcttcagaaaatcaggaaaatcaagTTACTGGAGATGAGGAAACGGACAAAACTGAATTGAAGTTTATCGTCACCATACAAGAGAGAATAGTCCGTGAACAGACAGTCTCGATCATACCCGTAATGGACAAGGGCGCCAACAAAAGAGCGAATGGAAAATTGGTGaaaaaagcaatgaaaagagTAGCGATGAAGGTGGCCCGTGCTGTGCTGGAAGAACTATCCAGGGAACACAGCACAGATGGGGAGGGACAGTAG
- the LOC126994188 gene encoding probable serine/threonine-protein kinase kinX isoform X17: protein MNLLVVGTIFTVLGLGPLVDATGVAGLRGLPEDETSCLAVVKAALAEYRVLYEQSLKDSPNLMDAKSDVPQKAVPTEEHKEIMPANITNGGLVTEKKEQLSPQESTIVTSVERKNVTEKDDGLQKVERTEEIKEIMPGNITNEVLVKQKEEQLSPQESTIVTSVERKNVTEKDDGLQNVERTEEIKEIMTGNITNEVLVKQKEEQLSPQESTKVTSVERKNVTEKGDGKDVEKETVIQKEVEKNVCDSDIKEVRNEKHLNETIEDLKHQVDDVKNKIKEEKAKAEETNATRSPCVVKEPSAAPVIQDGKVVEKIVPAVTPAKVAEKIHPTMTEGKVPVVTKEKVVEQAAPSVTEEIVSISKEQENVPVMAEEKKVIEKIIPSVTEGKVPVVPQQEVVEKIHPTETEGKVPVVPQQEVVEKVAPSPTEEKVPVVTQERAVEQNAPQERVIEQAAPQERAVEQNAPQERVIEQAAPTATEEIVTVSKEKEEVPVVVTEEKVPDVTNETVIEKITPSVTEEKDANQRKVVSYEDASENQENQVTGDEETDKTELKFIVTIQERIVREQTVSIIPVMDKGANKRANGKLVKKAMKRVAMKVARAVLEELSREHSTDGEGQ from the exons ATGAACCTTCTTGTAGTCGGCACCATCTTCACCGTGCTGGGGCTGGGGCCCCTCGTTGACGCCACCGGGGTGGCGGGGCTCCGGGGGCTCCCGGAGGACGAGACCTCGTGTCTCGCGGTGGTGAAGGCCGCTCTGGCCGAGTACCGGGTACTCTACGAGCAGAGCCTTAAAGATTCCCCAAATTTGATGGATGCAAAGAGCGATGTTCCGCAGAAAGCAGTACCAACAGAGGAACATAAGGAGATTATGCCAGCCAATATAACGAATGGAGGCTTAGTtacagagaagaaagaacaactttctccacaggaaagcactattgtgacatctgtggaaaggaagaatgttacagagaaggatgatggacttcagaaagtagaacgaaccgaggaaataaaggagattatgcccggcaatataacgaatgaagtgttagtaaaacagaaagaagaacaactttctccacaggaaagcactattgtgacatctgtggaaaggaagaatgttacagaaaaggatgatggacttcagaacgtagaacgaacagaggaaataaaggagattatgaccggcaatataacgaatgaagtgttagtaaaacagaaagaagaacaactttctccacaggaaagcaccaaggtgacatctgtggaaaggaagaatgttacagaaaagggtgatggaaaagatgtcgagaaagaaactgtaattcaaaaagaagtcgaaaagaatgtgtgtgatagcgacatcaaagaggttcgtaacgaaaaacatctgaatgaaacaattgaagacttgaaacaccaagttgatgacgtgaaaaacaagattaaggaagaaaaagcaaaggctgAAGAAACAAATGCTACGCGTAGCCCATGCGTCGTAAAAGAACCAAGTGCTGCCCCTGTCATTCAAGATGGTAAAGTCGTTGAAAAGATAGTCCCTGCTGTGACGCCGGCGAAGGTTGCTGAAAAGATCCATCCCACGatgacggaaggaaaagtccccgttgtgacaaaagagaaggttgttgagcaggctgccccttcggtgacaGAGGAGATCGTAAGCATCTCTAAGGAGCAAGAAAATGTCCCTGTTAtggcagaagagaagaaggttattgaaaagattatcccctcggtgacagaaggaaaagtcccggtagtccctcaacaggaggttgttgaaaaa attcATCCTacggagacagaaggaaaagtcccggtagtccctcaacaggaggttgttgaaaaagttgccccatcgccgacagaagaaaaagttcctgttgtgacacaagaaagggctGTTGAGCaaaatgccccacaagaaagggttattgaacaggctgccccacaagaaagggctgttgagcagaatgccccacaagaaagggttattgaacag gctgcccctacggcgacagaagagattgtcactgtttctaaagagaaagaagaagtccctgttgttgtaacagaggaaaaggttcccgaTGTGACaaatgagacagttattgaaaagattactccttccgtaacagaagaaaaagatgccaatcaacggaaggttgtttcttacgaagatgcttcagaaaatcaggaaaatcaagTTACTGGAGATGAGGAAACGGACAAAACTGAATTGAAGTTTATCGTCACCATACAAGAGAGAATAGTCCGTGAACAGACAGTCTCGATCATACCCGTAATGGACAAGGGCGCCAACAAAAGAGCGAATGGAAAATTGGTGaaaaaagcaatgaaaagagTAGCGATGAAGGTGGCCCGTGCTGTGCTGGAAGAACTATCCAGGGAACACAGCACAGATGGGGAGGGACAGTAG
- the LOC126994188 gene encoding probable serine/threonine-protein kinase kinX isoform X3 has translation MNLLVVGTIFTVLGLGPLVDATGVAGLRGLPEDETSCLAVVKAALAEYRVLYEQSLKDSPNLMDAKSDVPQKAVPTEEHKEIMPANITNGGLVTEKKEQLSPQESTIVTSVERKNVTEKDDGLQKVERTEEIKEIMPGNITNEVLVKQKEEQLSPQESTIVTSVERKNVTEKDDGLQNVERTEEIKEIMTGNITNEVLVKQKEEQLSPQESTKVTSVERKNVTEKGDGKDVEKETVIQKEVEKNVCDSDIKEVRNEKHLNETIEDLKHQVDDVKNKIKEEKAKAEETNATRSPCVVKEPSAAPVIQDGKVVEKIVPAVTPAKVAEKIHPTMTEGKVPVVTKEKVVEQAAPSVTEEIVSISKEQENVPVMAEEKKVIEKIIPSVTEGKVPVVPQQEVVEKIHPTETEGKVPVVPQQEVVEKVAPSPTEEKVPVVTQERAVEQNAPQERVIEQAAPQERAVEQNAPQERVIEQAAPQERVIEQAAPQERVIEQAAPTATEEIVTVSKEKEEVPVVVTEEKVPDVTNETVIEKITPSVTEEKDANQRKVVSYEDASENQENQVTGDEETDKTELKFIVTIQERIVREQTVSIIPVMDKGANKRANGKLVKKAMKRVAMKVARAVLEELSREHSTDGEGQ, from the exons ATGAACCTTCTTGTAGTCGGCACCATCTTCACCGTGCTGGGGCTGGGGCCCCTCGTTGACGCCACCGGGGTGGCGGGGCTCCGGGGGCTCCCGGAGGACGAGACCTCGTGTCTCGCGGTGGTGAAGGCCGCTCTGGCCGAGTACCGGGTACTCTACGAGCAGAGCCTTAAAGATTCCCCAAATTTGATGGATGCAAAGAGCGATGTTCCGCAGAAAGCAGTACCAACAGAGGAACATAAGGAGATTATGCCAGCCAATATAACGAATGGAGGCTTAGTtacagagaagaaagaacaactttctccacaggaaagcactattgtgacatctgtggaaaggaagaatgttacagagaaggatgatggacttcagaaagtagaacgaaccgaggaaataaaggagattatgcccggcaatataacgaatgaagtgttagtaaaacagaaagaagaacaactttctccacaggaaagcactattgtgacatctgtggaaaggaagaatgttacagaaaaggatgatggacttcagaacgtagaacgaacagaggaaataaaggagattatgaccggcaatataacgaatgaagtgttagtaaaacagaaagaagaacaactttctccacaggaaagcaccaaggtgacatctgtggaaaggaagaatgttacagaaaagggtgatggaaaagatgtcgagaaagaaactgtaattcaaaaagaagtcgaaaagaatgtgtgtgatagcgacatcaaagaggttcgtaacgaaaaacatctgaatgaaacaattgaagacttgaaacaccaagttgatgacgtgaaaaacaagattaaggaagaaaaagcaaaggctgAAGAAACAAATGCTACGCGTAGCCCATGCGTCGTAAAAGAACCAAGTGCTGCCCCTGTCATTCAAGATGGTAAAGTCGTTGAAAAGATAGTCCCTGCTGTGACGCCGGCGAAGGTTGCTGAAAAGATCCATCCCACGatgacggaaggaaaagtccccgttgtgacaaaagagaaggttgttgagcaggctgccccttcggtgacaGAGGAGATCGTAAGCATCTCTAAGGAGCAAGAAAATGTCCCTGTTAtggcagaagagaagaaggttattgaaaagattatcccctcggtgacagaaggaaaagtcccggtagtccctcaacaggaggttgttgaaaaa attcATCCTacggagacagaaggaaaagtcccggtagtccctcaacaggaggttgttgaaaaagttgccccatcgccgacagaagaaaaagttcctgttgtgacacaagaaagggctGTTGAGCaaaatgccccacaagaaagggttattgaacaggctgccccacaagaaagggctgttgagcagaatgccccacaagaaagggttattgaacaggctgccccacaagaaagggttattgaacaggctgccccacaagaaagggttattgaacag gctgcccctacggcgacagaagagattgtcactgtttctaaagagaaagaagaagtccctgttgttgtaacagaggaaaaggttcccgaTGTGACaaatgagacagttattgaaaagattactccttccgtaacagaagaaaaagatgccaatcaacggaaggttgtttcttacgaagatgcttcagaaaatcaggaaaatcaagTTACTGGAGATGAGGAAACGGACAAAACTGAATTGAAGTTTATCGTCACCATACAAGAGAGAATAGTCCGTGAACAGACAGTCTCGATCATACCCGTAATGGACAAGGGCGCCAACAAAAGAGCGAATGGAAAATTGGTGaaaaaagcaatgaaaagagTAGCGATGAAGGTGGCCCGTGCTGTGCTGGAAGAACTATCCAGGGAACACAGCACAGATGGGGAGGGACAGTAG
- the LOC126994188 gene encoding probable serine/threonine-protein kinase kinX isoform X11, giving the protein MNLLVVGTIFTVLGLGPLVDATGVAGLRGLPEDETSCLAVVKAALAEYRVLYEQSLKDSPNLMDAKSDVPQKAVPTEEHKEIMPANITNGGLVTEKKEQLSPQESTIVTSVERKNVTEKDDGLQKVERTEEIKEIMPGNITNEVLVKQKEEQLSPQESTIVTSVERKNVTEKDDGLQNVERTEEIKEIMTGNITNEVLVKQKEEQLSPQESTKVTSVERKNVTEKGDGKDVEKETVIQKEVEKNVCDSDIKEVRNEKHLNETIEDLKHQVDDVKNKIKEEKAKAEETNATRSPCVVKEPSAAPVIQDGKVVEKIVPAVTPAKVAEKIHPTMTEGKVPVVTKEKVVEQAAPSVTEEIVSISKEQENVPVMAEEKKVIEKIIPSVTEGKVPVVPQQEVVEKVAPSPTEEKVPVVTQERAVEQNAPQERVIEQAAPQERVIEQAAPQERVIEQAAPQERVIEQAAPQERAVEQNAPQERVIEQAAPTATEEIVTVSKEKEEVPVVVTEEKVPDVTNETVIEKITPSVTEEKDANQRKVVSYEDASENQENQVTGDEETDKTELKFIVTIQERIVREQTVSIIPVMDKGANKRANGKLVKKAMKRVAMKVARAVLEELSREHSTDGEGQ; this is encoded by the exons ATGAACCTTCTTGTAGTCGGCACCATCTTCACCGTGCTGGGGCTGGGGCCCCTCGTTGACGCCACCGGGGTGGCGGGGCTCCGGGGGCTCCCGGAGGACGAGACCTCGTGTCTCGCGGTGGTGAAGGCCGCTCTGGCCGAGTACCGGGTACTCTACGAGCAGAGCCTTAAAGATTCCCCAAATTTGATGGATGCAAAGAGCGATGTTCCGCAGAAAGCAGTACCAACAGAGGAACATAAGGAGATTATGCCAGCCAATATAACGAATGGAGGCTTAGTtacagagaagaaagaacaactttctccacaggaaagcactattgtgacatctgtggaaaggaagaatgttacagagaaggatgatggacttcagaaagtagaacgaaccgaggaaataaaggagattatgcccggcaatataacgaatgaagtgttagtaaaacagaaagaagaacaactttctccacaggaaagcactattgtgacatctgtggaaaggaagaatgttacagaaaaggatgatggacttcagaacgtagaacgaacagaggaaataaaggagattatgaccggcaatataacgaatgaagtgttagtaaaacagaaagaagaacaactttctccacaggaaagcaccaaggtgacatctgtggaaaggaagaatgttacagaaaagggtgatggaaaagatgtcgagaaagaaactgtaattcaaaaagaagtcgaaaagaatgtgtgtgatagcgacatcaaagaggttcgtaacgaaaaacatctgaatgaaacaattgaagacttgaaacaccaagttgatgacgtgaaaaacaagattaaggaagaaaaagcaaaggctgAAGAAACAAATGCTACGCGTAGCCCATGCGTCGTAAAAGAACCAAGTGCTGCCCCTGTCATTCAAGATGGTAAAGTCGTTGAAAAGATAGTCCCTGCTGTGACGCCGGCGAAGGTTGCTGAAAAGATCCATCCCACGatgacggaaggaaaagtccccgttgtgacaaaagagaaggttgttgagcaggctgccccttcggtgacaGAGGAGATCGTAAGCATCTCTAAGGAGCAAGAAAATGTCCCTGTTAtggcagaagagaagaaggttattgaaaagattatcccctcggtgacagaaggaaaagtcccggtagtccctcaacaggaggttgttgaaaaagttgccccatcgccgacagaagaaaaagttcctgttgtgacacaagaaagggctGTTGAGCaaaatgccccacaagaaagggttattgaacaggctgccccacaagaaagggttattgaacaggctgccccacaagaaagggttattgaacaggctgcccca caagaaagggttattgaacaggctgccccacaagaaagggctgttgagcagaatgccccacaagaaagggttattgaacag gctgcccctacggcgacagaagagattgtcactgtttctaaagagaaagaagaagtccctgttgttgtaacagaggaaaaggttcccgaTGTGACaaatgagacagttattgaaaagattactccttccgtaacagaagaaaaagatgccaatcaacggaaggttgtttcttacgaagatgcttcagaaaatcaggaaaatcaagTTACTGGAGATGAGGAAACGGACAAAACTGAATTGAAGTTTATCGTCACCATACAAGAGAGAATAGTCCGTGAACAGACAGTCTCGATCATACCCGTAATGGACAAGGGCGCCAACAAAAGAGCGAATGGAAAATTGGTGaaaaaagcaatgaaaagagTAGCGATGAAGGTGGCCCGTGCTGTGCTGGAAGAACTATCCAGGGAACACAGCACAGATGGGGAGGGACAGTAG